The proteins below are encoded in one region of Equus przewalskii isolate Varuska chromosome 1, EquPr2, whole genome shotgun sequence:
- the CHD8 gene encoding chromodomain-helicase-DNA-binding protein 8 isoform X1: MADPIMDLFDDPNLFGLDSLTDDSFNQVTQDPIEEALGLPSSLDSLDQMNQDGGGGDVGNTSASDLVPPPEETAPTELPKESTAPAPESLTLHDYTTQPVSQEQPAQPVLQTSTSTSGLLQVSKNQEILSQGNPFMGVSATAVSSSSAAGQPPQSAPKIVILKAPPSSSVTGAHVAQIQAQGITSTAQPLVAGTANGGKVTFTKVLTGTPLRPGVSIVSGNTVLAAKVPGNQATVQRIVQPSRPVKQLVLQPVKGSAPAGNPGATGPPLKPAVTLTSTPTQGESKRITLVLQQPQSGGPQGHRHVVLGSLPGKIVLQGNQLAALTQAKNAQGQPAKVVTIQLQVQQPQQKIQIVPQPPSSQPQPQQPPSAQPVTLSSVQQAQIMGPGQSPGQRLSVPLKVVLQPQAGSSQGASSGLSVVKVLSASEVAALSSPASSAPHSGGKTGMEENRRLEHQKKQEKANRIVAEAIARARARGEQNIPRVLNEDELPSVRPEEEGEKKRRKKSSGERLKEEKPKKSKTSGTSKTKGKSKLNTITPVVGKKRKRNTSSDNSDVEVMPAQSPREDEESSIQKRRSNRQVKRKKYTEDLDIKITDDEEEEEVDVTGPIKTEPILPEPVQEPDGETLPSMQFFVENPSEEDAAIVDKVLSMRIVKKELPSGQYTEAEEFFVKYKNYSYLHCEWATISQLEKDKRIHQKLKRFKTKMAQMRHFFHEDEEPFNPDYVEVDRILDESHSIDKDNGEPVIYYLVKWCSLPYEDSTWELKEDVDEGKIREFKRIQSRHPELKRVNRPQASAWKKLELSHEYKNRNQLREYQLEGVNWLLFNWYNRQNCILADEMGLGKTIQSIAFLQEVYNVGIHGPFLVIAPLSTITNWEREFNTWTEMNTIVYHGSLASRQMIQQYEMYCKDSRGRLIPGAYKFDALITTFEMILSDCPELREIEWRCVIIDEAHRLKNRNCKLLDSLKHMDLEHKVLLTGTPLQNTVEELFSLLHFLEPSQFPSESEFLKDFGDLKTEEQVQKLQAILKPMMLRRLKEDVEKNLAPKQETIIEVELTNIQKKYYRAILEKNFSFLSKGAGHTNMPNLLNTMMELRKCCNHPYLINGAEEKILTEFREACHIIPHDFHLQAMVRSAGKLVLIDKLLPKLKAGGHKVLIFSQMVRCLDILEDYLIQRRYLYERIDGRVRGNLRQAAIDRFSKPDSDRFVFLLCTRAGGLGINLTAADTCIIFDSDWNPQNDLQAQARCHRIGQSKAVKVYRLITRNSYEREMFDKASLKLGLDKAVLQSMSGRDGNITGIQQFSKKEIEDLLRKGAYAAIMEEDDEGSKFCEEDIDQILLRRTTTITIESEGKGSTFAKASFVASENRTDISLDDPNFWQKWAKKADLDMDLLNSKNNLVIDTPRVRKQTRHFSTLKDDDLVEFSDLESEDDERPRSRRHDRHHTYGRTDCFRVEKHLLVYGWGRWRDILSHGRFKRRMTERDVETICRAILVYCLLHYRGDENIKGFIWDLISPAENGKTKELQNHSVFNVSPFPGLSIPVPRGRKGKKVKSQSTFDIHKADWIRKYNPDTLFQDESYKKHLKHQCNKVLLRVRMLYYLRQEVIGDQAEKVLGGAIASEIDIWFPVVDQLEVPTTWWDSEADKSLLIGVFKHGYEKYNTMRADPALCFLEKAGRPDDKAIAAEHRVLDNFSDIVEGVDFDKDCEDPEYKPLQGPPKDQDDEGDPLMMMDEEISVIDGDEAQVTQQPGHVFWPPGSALTARLRRLVTAYQRSYKREQMKIEAAERGDRRRRRCEAAFKLKEIARREKQQRWTRREQTDFYRVVSTFGVEYDPDTMQFHWDRFRTFARLDKKTDESLTKYFHGFVAMCRQVCRLPPAAGDEPPDPNLFIEPITEERASRTLYRIELLRRLREQVLCHPLLEDRLALCQPPGPELPKWWEPVRHDGELLRGAARHGVSQTDCNIMQDPDFSFLAARMNYMQNHQAGAPAPSLSRCSTPLLHQQYTSRTASPLPLRPDAPVEKPPEETAAQVPSLESLTLKLEHEVVARSRPTPQDYEMRVAPSDTTPLVSRSVPPVKLEDEDDSDSELDLSKLSPSSSSSSSSSSSSSSTDESEDEKEEKLTADRSHSKLYDEESLLSLTMSQDGFPNEDGEQMTPELLLLQERQRASEWPKDRVLINRIDLVCQAILSGKWPSSRRSQEMLTGGILGPGNHLLDSPSLTPGEYGDSPVPTPRSSSAASMAEEEVSAVTTAAAQFTKLRRGMDEKEFTVQIKDEEGLKLTFQKHKLMANGVMGDGHPLFHKKKGNRKKLVELEVECMEEPNHLDVDLETRIPVINKVDGTLLVGEDAPRRAELEMWLQGHPEFAVDPRFLAYMEDRRKQKWQRCKKNNKAELNCLGMEPVQTANSRNGKKGHHAETVFNRVLPGPLAPDSSKKRARRMRPDLSKMMALMQGGGTGSLSLHNTFQHSSSGLQSVSSLGHSSATSASLPFMPFVMGGAASSPHVDSSTMLHHHHHHPHPHHHHHHHPGLRATGYPSSPATTTSGTALRLPPLQPEEDEDDEDEDDDDDLSQGYDSSERDFSLIDDPMMPANSDSSEDADD; the protein is encoded by the exons ATGGCAGACCCCATCATGGATCTGTTCGATGACCCAAATTTGTTTGGCCTGGACTCTCTGACTGATGACAGTTTCAACCAGGTCACACAAGACCCCATTGAGGAAGCCCTTGGACTGCCAAGCTCTCTGGATTCCTTGGATCAGATGAACCAggatggtggaggtggtgatgtGGGGAATACATCAGCAAGTGACCTGGTCCCCCCACCAGAGGAAACAGCCCCCACAGAACTTCCCAAAGAATCAACAGCTCCAGCTCCAGAATCTTTAACCTTGCATGATTATACCACTCAGCCTGTCAGCCAGGAGCAGCCAGCCCAACCTGTCTTACAGACATCGACGTCAACATCAGGACTTTTGCAGGTCTCCAAGAACCAGGAGATCCTGAGCCAAGGGAATCCTTTCATGGGTGTCTCTGCCACAGCTGTCTCCTCCAGTAGTGCTGCAGGGCAACCACCTCAGTCAGCCCCTAAGATTGTTATCCTTAAGGCCCCACCAAGCTCCTCAGTCACTGGTGCCCATGTGGCACAAATTCAGGCCCAAGGTATCACCAGCACAGCTCAGCCCCTGGTGGCCGGCACAGCCAATGGTGGAAAAGTCACTTTTACCAAAGTGCTAACCGGCACTCCCCTTCGACCGGGTGTTTCCATTGTCTCTGGTAATACAGTGTTGGCCGCCAAGGTCCCTGGGAACCAGGCTACTGTTCAGCGCATTGTCCAGCCCAGCCGACCAGTAAAGCAGCTGGTCCTACAGCCAGTTAAGGGTTCAGCTCCTGCTGGAAACCCTGGGGCCACAGGGCCCCCACTGAAGCCTGCAGTTACTCTGACCTCTACACCTACCCAG GGTGAATCGAAACGCATCACCCTGGTCCTCCAGCAGCCACAGTCTGGAGGTCCCCAAGGACACCGGCATGTCGTGCTAGGGAGTCTACCAGGCAAGATAGTGTTACAGGGTAACCAGCTGGCAGCCCTCACTCAAGCCAAGAATGCCCAGGGGCAGCCTGCCAAAGTAGTAACTATCCAGCTGCAGGTGCAGCAGCCACAGCAGAAAATCCAGATTGTACCACAGCCTCCGTCATCACAGCCGCAGCCCCAGCAACCACCCTCAGCCCAGCCAGtgactctttcctctgtgcagCAGGCTCAGATAATGGGACCAGGACAGAGCCCAGGACAAAGACTTTCAGTACCACTCAAGGTGGTGCTGCAGCCACAG GCTGGCTCTTCTCAAGGGGCCTCTTCTGGGCTCTCAGTAGTTAAAGTTCTAAGTGCCAGTGAAGTGGCAGCTCTGTCCTCACCAGCAAGCTCTGCTCCCCATAGCGGGGGCAAGACGGGAATGGAGGAAAACCGCAGGCTGGAGCAccagaagaagcaagagaaagcaaATCGGATTGTAGCAGAGGCCATTGCTAGGGCCCGTGCCCGGGGTGAGCAGAACATACCTCGAGTCCTGAATGAGGATGAGCTGCCCAGCGTTCGGCCAGAGGAAGAAGgtgaaaagaaacgcaggaagaagagcagtggggagaggctcaaggaagaaaagccaaagaaGAGCAAAACATCTGGTACCTCCAAAACCAAGGGCAAGAGTAAACTAAA tacCATCACTCCTGTGGTGGGTAAGAAGAGAAAGCGTAATACCTCATCTGATAATTCAGATGTGGAAGTCATGCCTGCACAGTCACCCCGGGAAGATGAAGAAAGCAGCATTCAG AAGAGACGCTCAAACCGCCAAGTTAAGCGAAAAAAATATACAGAGGATCTGGATATAAAGATCAcagatgatgaagaagaagaagaagtagatGTCACTGGTCCAATAAAAACTGAGCCTATCCTCCCTGAACCAGTGCAGGAACCAGATGGCGAGACTTTGCCTTCCATGCAGTTCTTTGTG GAGAATCCCAGTGAAGAAGATGCAGCCATTGTTGACAAAGTGCTTTCTATGCGGATTGTGAAGAAGGAG ctTCCTTCTGGACAATATACTGAAGCAGAAGAATTCTTTGTCAAGTACAAGAACTA CTCCTATCTGCACTGTGAATGGGCTACCATCtcccagctagagaaggataagaGGATTCATCAAAAACTAAAGCGCTTCAAAACCAAAATGGCTCAGATGAGACACTTCTTCCATGAG GATGAAGAGCCCTTTAATCCAGACTACGTAGAGGTGGATAGGATATTGGATGAGTCTCACAGTATTGACAAGGACAATGGGGAG cctgtaatTTACTACCTGGTGAAATGGTGCTCCCTGCCCTATGAGGATAGTACATGGGAGCTAAAAGAGGATGTTGATGAGGGCAAGATTCGAGAATTTAAACGGATCCAGTCAAGGCACCCAGAACTCAAAAGGGTG aatcGTCCACAGGCAAGTGCCTGGAAGAAGTTGGAACTGTCACATGAgtataaaaacagaaaccagttacGAGAATATCAATTGGAAGGAGTCAATTGGCTGCTCTTTAATTGGTATAACAG GCAGAACTGCATCCTGGCTGATGAGATGGGATTGGGCAAAACTATTCAGTCCATTGCCTTCTTGCAGGAGGTATATAATGTGGGCATCCATGGCCCCTTCCTGGTCATTGCCCCACTATCCACAATTACTAACTGGGAGCGAGAATTCAATACGTGGACAGAGATGAACACTATTGTGTACCATGGCAGTCTGGCcagccggcagatgattcagcAATATGAAATGTACTGCAAAGATTCTCGG GGGCGCCTCATCCCAGGAGCATACAAGTTTGATGCCCTAATCACCACTTTTGAGATGATTTTGTCAGACTGTCCTGAGCTTCGTGAGATTGAATGGCGTTGTGTCATCATTGATGAGGCTCATCGACTAAAGAACCGTAATTGCAAGCTGCTTGATAGTCTGAAGCACATGGACCTG GAACACAAAGTACTACTTACAGGAACACCGTTGCAAAATACTGTGGAGGAACTGTTTAGCTTACTTCATTTCTTGGAACCTTCACAGTTTCCCTCAGAATCAGAGTTCCTCAAGGACTTTGGGGATCTCAAGACAGAGGAACAG GTTCAAAAGTTACAGGCCATTCTCAAACCAATGATGCTGAGAAGACTCAAAGAGGATGTTGAAAAAAACCTGGCACCCAAACAGGAAACTATTATTGAAGTAGAGTTGACCAACATCCAGAAGAAATACTACCGGGCTATTTTGGAgaagaatttttcctttctttccaaaggggcagGTCATACTAACATGCCTAATCTACTCAACACAATGATGGAGTTGCGCAAATGCTGCAACCACCCATATCTCATCAATG GTGCAGAAGAAAAAATCCTGACAGAATTTCGAGAAGCTTGCCATATTATACCTCATGACTTCCACTTGCAGGCCATGGTTCGTTCGGCTGGCAAATTGGTTCTTATTGACAAGTTACTTCCAAAACTTAAAGCTGGTGGCCATAAGGTTCTGATCTTCTCCCAGATGGTACGCTGCCTAGATATCCTAGAGGATTATCTAATCCAGAGGAG GTACTTATATGAACGTATTGATGGGCGAGTTAGAGGCAACCTTCGACAGGCTGCTATTGACCGCTTCAGCAAGCCTGACTCAGACCGCTTTGTCTTCTTGCTATGCACCCGGGCTGGTGGCCTTGGTATTAATCTCACAGCTGCTGATACCTGCATCATCTTTGATTCAGACTGGAATCCACAAAATGACCTACAG gCCCAGGCACGGTGTCATAGAATTGGGCAGAGCAAAGCTGTGAAGGTGTACCGTCTCATCACTCGTAATTCTTATGAGAGAGAGATGTTTGATAAGGCCAGCCTCAAGTTGGGATTGGATAAGGCTGTGCTTCAGTCCATGAGTGGTCGGGATGGCAACATTACTGGA ATCCAACAGTTCTCCAAGAAGGAGATAGAAGATCTTTTACGAAAAGGAGCATATGCAGCCATAATGGAGGAAGATGATGAGGGCTCCAAGTTTTGTGAAGAGGACATTGACCAAATCTTATTAAGACGGACCACAACCATCACCATTGAGTCTGAAGGAAAGGGTTCTACCTTTGCAAAG GCAAGCTTTGTTGCTTCTGAAAATAGGACAGATATTTCTCTGGATGACCCCAACTTTTGGCAAAAGTGGGCCAAAAAGGCTGACCTAGACATGGATCTACTCAATAGCAAG AATAACTTGGTGATTGACACACCTAGAGTACGAAAACAGACCCGCCACTTCAGCACTCTGAAAGATGATGACCTAGTGGAATTCTCTGATTTGGAAAGTGAAGATGATGAGCGACCACGCTCTCGCCGACATGACCGTCATCATACCTATGGGCGCACTGACTGCTTTCGAGTGGAAAAGCATCTCTTGGTATATGG ttgGGGACGGTGGCGAGATATCTTGTCTCATGGACGCTTCAAGCGACGTATGACTGAACGAGATGTGGAGACAATTTGCCGGGCCATCCTCGTGTACTGTCTTCTGCACTATCGTGGGGATGAGAATATCAAAGGCTTCATTTGGGACTTGATTAGCCCTGCTGAAAATGGCAAGACAAAAGAATTGCAGAATCATTCAG TCTTCAATGTCTCCCCTTTCCCAGGTCTGTCTATCCCTGTGCCCCGTGGACgcaaggggaaaaaagtaaagtcACAAAGCACTTTTGATATCCATAAGGCAGATTGGATCCGGAAATATAACCCAGATACTCTGTTCCAAGATGAGAGTTATAAGAAGCACTTGAAACATCAGTGTAACAA GGTGCTGTTGCGGGTACGGATGCTATACTATCTGAGGCAGGAGGTTATTGGAGACCAGGCAGAGAAGGTGTTAGGGGGTGCCATTGCCAG TGAGATTGACATATGGTTCCCAGTAGTGGATCAGCTGGAGGTTCCAACAACATGGTGGGACAGTGAGGCTGACAAGTCCCTGCTCATTGGAGTCTTTAAGCATG GCTATGAGAAATATAATACTATGAGGGCAGACCCAGCCTTATGCTTCCTGGAAAAGGCTGGCCGACCAGATGACAAGGCTATTGCAGCAGAACATCGAGTTTTGGATAATTTCTCTGACATAGTGGAAGG GGTtgactttgataaggattgtgaAGATCCTGAATATAAACCACTCCAGGGTCCCCCAAAGGACCAAGATGATGAG GGTGATCCCTTGATGATGATGGATGAGGAGATCTCAGTGATTGATGGAGATGAAG CCCAGGTGACCCAACAGCCAGGCCATGTATTCTGGCCTCCAGGCTCTGCTCTGACAGCTAGGCTTCGGCGCCTAGTAACGGCCTATCAGCGCAGCTACAAGAGAGAACAGATGAAGATAGAGGCTGCGGAACGTGGGGACCGGAGAAGGCGGCGCTGTGAGGCAGCCTTCAAGCTAAAAGAAATTGCACGGCGGGAGAAACAGCAACG ATGGACAAGGCGTGAACAAACTGATTTCTATCGAGTAGTGTCTACCTTTGGTGTGGAGTATGACCCTGATACCATGCAGTTCCACTGGGATCGCTTCCGCACTTTTGCCCGACTAGacaaaaaaacagatgaaagccTTACCAAGTACTTCCATGGCTTTGTGGCCATGTGCCGCCAAGTGTGCCGCCTTCCCCCAGCAGCTGGAGATG AGCCCCCGGACCCTAATCTGTTCATTGAGCCTATCACTGAGGAGAGGGCCTCACGGACTCTCTACCGTATCGAATTGCTTCGGCGCTTACGGGAACAAGTTTTATGTCACCCTCTTTTGGAAGATCGGCTGGCATTATGCCAGCCTCCAGGTCCTGAATTGCCCAAATGGTGGGAGCCCGTTCGGCATGATGGGGAGCTTCTACGAGGGGCAGCCCGCCATGGGGTGAGCCAAACAGACTGCAACATCATGCAGGACCCAGACTTCTCTTTTCTGGCTGCCCGTATGAATTATATGCAGAACCATCAGGCAGGAGCACCAGCTCCATCCCTGTCACGCTGCTCTACTCCACTGCTACACCAGCAGTATACCTCGCGCACTGCCTCACCACTGCCCCTGCGCCCAGATGCTCCTGTTGAAAAGCCACCCGAGGAGACAGCTGCCCAGGTCCCCAGTCTGGAGAGTCTGACTTTAAAGCTAGAGCATGAGGTGGTGGCCAGGAGCCGACCAACCCCACAAGACTATGAGATGCGAGTAGCCCCCTCTGATACTACCCCTCTGGTTTCCCGGAGTGTTCCACCAGTCAAACTGGAGGATGAGGATGATTCAGACTCTGAGCTGGACTTGAGCAAGCTGTCACCAtcatcctcttcttcctcatcctcatccagctccagctccagcactGATGAGAGTGAGGACGAGAAGGAAGAGAAGCTAA CTGCTGACCGGTCCCACTCAAAGCTCTATGATGAAGAGAGTCTCCTGTCCCTCACTATGTCCCAAGATGGATTCCCAAATGAAGATGGAGAACAAATGACCCCTGAGCTTCTGCTGCtacaagaaagacaaagagccTCTGAGTGGCCCAAG GATCGTGTCCTGATAAACCGTATTGACCTCGTCTGCCAGGCTATACTCTCAGGGAAGTGGCCTTCTAGCCGCCGGAGCCAGGAAATGCTAACAGGAGGAATTTTGGGGCCAGGCAACCACTTGCTAGACAGTCCGTCATTGACTCCAGGAGAATATGGTGACTCTCCAGTCCCCACACCACGAAGCAGCAGTGCAGCTTCCATGGCAGAGGAGGAAGTGTCTGCAGTCACCACAGCAGCAGCTCAGTTCACCAAACTTCGCCGTGGCATGGATGAGAAGGAGTTTACGGTTCAGATCAAAGAT GAGGAAGGATTGAAGTTAACATTCCAGAAGCACAAGCTGATGGCTAATGGAGTAATGGGAGATGGACATCCTCTGTTTCATAAGAAGAAGGGGAACAGAAAGAAGCTAGTCGAG CTGGAGGTGGAGTGCATGGAAGAGCCTAATCACCTTGATGTGGACCTGGAGACCCGGATCCCCGTCATCAATAAGGTGGATGGTACTTTGCTGGTGGGTGAGGATGCCCCTCGCCGGGCTGAACTGGAGATGTGGTTACAGGGTCATCCAGAGTTCGCTGTCGATCCCCGATTTCTAGCG TATATGGAGGATCGTAGAAAACAGAAGTGGCAGagatgtaaaaaaaataataaagcagaatTAAACTGTTTGGGAATGGAACCAGTACAGACAGCTAACTCTAGGAATGGAAAAAAG GGTCACCATGCTGAAACTGTGTTCAACCGGGTTTTGCCAGGGCCTCTTGCACCAGACAGCAGCAAGAAGCGGGCCCGCAGGATGCGACCAGACCTTTCTAAGATGATGGCCCTGATGCAGGGTGGAGGCACTGGGTCCCTATCTCTGCATAATACCTTCCAACACAGCAGTAGTGGCCTGCAGTCTGTGTCATCTCTGGGTCACAGCAGTGCCACTTCTGCATCTTTGCCTTTTATGCCGTTTGTGATGGGTGGTGCAGCATCATCCCCTCATGTAGACTCTAGCACCATgcttcatcaccaccaccaccacccccacccccaccatcaccatcatcaccatccaggCCTGAGAGCCACTGGCTACCCTTCTTCACCAGCCACTACCACCTCTGGTACTGCCTTGAGGTTGCCACCACTGCAACCTGAGGAGGACGAGGACGAtgaggatgaagatgatgatgatgatttatcTCAGGGCTATGATAGCTCAGAAAGGGACTTCTCACTCATTGATGATCCTATGATGCCAGCCAACTCAGACTCCAGTGAAGATGCTGATGACTGA